AGTTTTTATTGATGCTGTTTCTTATGTAGAAGGCGAAAGAAAAACTGAAGTTGGAATTGAAATACACTCTGGAAGAAACAGAATTGTTCGTAAAATATTTGAAAGCTTAGGATATGCCGTAACAAAACTAGACCGTGTTGTTTTTGCTGGTATGACTAAACGTAATTTACCTCGTGGTAGATGGCGTGAGTTAACCGATCAAGAAGTTAACACATTAAAAATGTTATAAATAAAAAAATCCCGAGTTTTAAACTCGGGATTTTATATTTACTTCTTTTCTTTTTTATGATCATCTTGTACTTCTTCATCTCTATACTTACAACATCCATGTAAATTATCATAAGCTAATTTTGGAGCTTTAAAAACACCCGTATCATGTCCTATGTTAGCAATATTTTGTTGAATTGTACTTACATCTATTTTACGCTCATCAATAATTAAATTTAATTGATGTGTTTTCACATTCCATAAAGCATACTTTACGCCTTTAGAATTTAACGCAGCCTTCTCTATTCTACTTTTACACATCATACAAACACCATCAACATCAAAAAACACCTTTGCATTTTTTTTCTTTTTCTGTGCTGATGTTGCAATACTTATCAATAAAATTGATATTACTAATACTATTTTTTTCATCTTAATCTATTTTAAATCTTAAACCTGTATAAAAATTACGTCCAAATACAGGTGCATATATAATTGTTGTATCAAAATTTACACCAAACGGATCGTCACTTCCCAATATCGGATTTTTTTGTTTATAATTTGTTATATTTTCTGCTCCTGCGTATATCTCAAACTTTTTTGAAAACACTTTTGTTACCTGCATATTTAGCAAATTATAACTATCAGATAACTCTGGCAACCTGTATTCTATAGCGTTTGTTTGTGTATTAGGTAATCGTTGCTCTCCTATCCAATTATAAGTTACGTCAAATTTCCAATGCGCATCGTTTTCTTTTTTCTCAGTTTCAAAAGATACATTTGCAAAAAACCGATGTTTTGCTTGTAATGCCTTATCTAAATTACCTGATTTGTAGTCAGTACTTACATCGTAATGCTTGTATGAAAAACGTGTATTAAAATAAGGTATTATATTCTGATTTACTTCTAACTGAAAACTGTTTGCTACACTATTTCCATTTAAATTATAAAAAGAAATTTCTTGTGGATTCTCCCAATCTACAACAACCTGATTTTTAAAATCTGTTCTATAAAAATCAAAAGTAACATCCCCTTTTTTTCCAAACAACTTATACCCTTGTAAAAAAGAAACTCCATAATTCCATGCAACCTCAGGATTTAAGCCATAAGCTTTATCTCCTACTCCTACTCCATCAATATTTATTTGTCTTGATGAAGCCAAAAACTGTTGGTTCTCTGCAAAGATATTCGCACTTCTTCTGCCTTTTCCTATCGAAGCTCTAAACACTCCCTTTTCCCACGCCGTATAACGAACATGTAATCGAGGCGTTAAAAAAGTTCCTAACAAACTATGTTTATCTATTCTTAAACCTGCCGTGATACTTAAATCATCAGCATTATCATAAGCATATTCAAAAAAAGCACCGAAAGAATTTTCTTTTCGATCAAAATCTTGAGCAAGTCCTACTTTCACAAACTCATCATATTTATCATACGTAAAGTTAACCCCTGTCTTAAACTTATTCCTAGTATCCCCTATAATTGAATTAAAAACAAAGTTAGTATAAAAACTTTGGTGTTGAATATTATAATCACTTAAACCAAAATAAGAATCTTGTTTATGATTGCTATACGCTGCTTGAATTCCCATACTTTGAAATGGTAAATCGGGAAAAACATATCCTAATTTAGCAGAAGTATCAAAACGTTTGGTTTTAATTTCACTCCCCCAAACAGTACTAGAACCTTTATGAAAATCTGGGTTAAAATTAAACTGCCCTACTTGCTTATTATCATCTAAATATCTAAAATTAATAAAACTTACCCATCCTTTTTGTGCATCTACATATTGCCAACGGTTCATTATATTAACTTGCTTTGCTAATGGATTATCTAAAAAATTATCATTGTTTTTATCAAACTTCTGTCCTCTATAATTTCCATGAATATAAAGCCCTGTTTGCCATTTATCGCTTACCTTTTGATTAACGTGCGTATTAAATTCTAATCTTCCTCCTGCCGAAGCATAGGCATTTGCAAAAAAACGATGATTTGTATATGGCTTCACTAATTCAGCATTTATTTGCCCTGAGATACTTTCGTAACCATTTACAACACTACCCGCACCTTTAGTTATCTGAATACTTTCAACCCAAGTACCAGGAGTAAAAGATAACCCAAAAGCTTGAGATGCACCTCGTATAGATGGAATATTTTCTTGAGTAATCAATAAATAAGGGCTTGTTAAACCCAACATTTGAATTTGCTTTGTTCCTGTTAGAGCGTCTGAGAAATTAACATCTATTGATGGATTTGTTTCAAAACTTTCTGCCAAATTACAACAGGCAGCTTTTAACAACTCAGCACTATTAATAGTTATTAAATTTTGGGATTGTAAATACGATTTTTGAGTTGCACTTTTTTTCGATTCGATTGTCACCTCTTCTAAAGTGTTATTTTCTCTTAAAAAATGATGTACTGGCTTTAAACTACTTATAATAATAGTATCCGTTTTAAACCCTACAAAACTAACAACTAGTTTTTTGTATGTTGATTTGTATGGTATATTAAACCATCCTTTTTCATTTGTAGTTACTCCTACATTTGTAGTTAACCAATGAACACTTGCTCCATAAATTCCTTGGTTATTCTTAGGTCCATTTTTATCCATTATCATTCCTTTTAATTTTTCTTGTGAAAAGGAAATTGTGGATACCAGTATTAGTATACTGAGTATATATTTTTTCATTATTTTATATCACTTTAATTCTACAATTCTTATTTATTTAAAAAAGAATTATAAAATCATATGATAAAAACTTCGTGAAGTACTTGAATATCTGAAACTAAATTTGGAAGGTAATAATACTCAATTGAAACCGACTGTTTATCAAAAGCTTGAAACAATAGTTTATATGAATTATAAAAAGCAACAAAAAATTTAACTTGGTGAAAACTTATCTTATCTAAAGAGACTTTCTGTATTTCATCTTGCCCTTTAATTTGAAGAACTTCATCTTTACAACATTTTTTTTTCTTAATTATAGTTGCACAGTCGTCTTTCAGACCTTCATTACAAGTATCTGCTTCACCGACATAAGATACATCAACCAAAAAATCACCACAATAATGCTTTTCTACTGTAAAAGAAAAAGTAGAAAACAACACTAATAAAGCTAATGTTATCGTTGATATTTTTGTAAATGCTTGTTTCATTGATTGCAAAGATACAAAAAAATAGAATTTTGTTTTTTAAAACAATTGTTAAATCTATTTTTGTAAGTTCTTAATTCAAAATACGAATAAGATAAAAACCAATTAATAATGAATTTACAAGAATTAAAAAATAACATAAACATAATAACAGAGAGCAATTCTATTAAAGAAGAAAAATTACAACAAATTTGTGACTACTTAGCTTCTGAGGTTTCTTATTACGACTGGGTTGGTTTTTATTTTAAAAATGGTGACAAACAGGAATTAAAACTAGCACAATACAACGGAGAACCTACCGATCATACAATTATACCTTTCGGTAAAGGAATATGTGGTCAAGTAGCCATTAGCAATGAAAATTTCATAGTACAAGACGTACAAGAACAAGATAACTATATTTCTTGCGGTTGGAAAGTAAAAGCAGAAATAGTGATTCCTATTTTTGTTAACAACGAAAACATTGGTCAAATCGATATTGATTCTCATACCGTTAACCCTTTTACTTCAGACGACGAGCTTTTATTAAAGTATACTTGTGAAAAAGTAGCGCTTTTTATATAACTATTATCTAAACACTTGATTGTTAGGATTTTTTTTCGTATGTTTGCAAACTTACTAACCCCACATAATCCCCATATTATGAACCCTAAAAAACATCCATCTTACGCTGCGTTAGGAAATACTAATGCTCGTACAGAACCTCAACAATCTTTATTAGAAAAATTTACATCATGGTTTCGTGATTTCTTAGAAAACGCCGAATAACCATTTTTTTTGCAAAAAAAACACCACCAAGATCTTATTAGATTTGGTGGTGTTTTCATTTAGTAATAAGCCAAAAAATTTATTGCGTAGCCTTTACTGTTTTAGTAGCTTTGCAGGCTTAACAACACAACAACAATGAATAATACAAAAACTATTAAATCTGCTCTTATTTCAGTATTTCACAAAGATGGATTAGCTCCAATAGTGAAAAAACTTGACGAATTAGGTGTTACAATTTATTCTACAGGAGGAACAGAAATCTTCATTAAAGAACTAGGTATTAATGTCGTACCCGTTGAAGAAGTAACCTCTTATCCTTCTATTTTAGGTGGTCGTGTAAAAACACTACATCCTAAAGTATTTGGAGGTATATTAAACCGCCAAGATCATGATGGAGACATTACTGAGATGCAAGAATATAATATTCCTCAACTAGATTTAGTTATTGTAGATTTATATCCTTTTGAAAAAACAGTAGCTTCAGGTGCTCCTGAACAAGACATTATTGAAAAAGTAGATATAGGTGGTATTTCATTGATCCGTGCAGCTGCTAAGAACTTTAAAGATACTGTAATCGTTTCTTCAATGGAACAGTACGAAGGTTTCTTAAATTTAATTACAGAAAGCAACGGAAATACAACAATTAACGACAGAAAAAAATTGGCTGCAAAAGCTTTTAATGTTTCTTCTCATTATGACACAGCTATCTTTAACTACTTTAATGAAGATGAAATTGCTTATAAAGCAAGTGAAAATACTTCTAAAACTTTAAGATATGGTGAAAACCCACATCAAAAAGGTTATTTCTTTGGTGATTTAGATGCAATGTTTGATAAATTACATGGAAAGGAACTTAGTTATAATAACTTACTTGATATTGATGCTGCTATAAATTTAATGAATGAATTTAAAGGAGAAGCTCCAACCTTTGCTATTTTAAAACATAATAACGCTTGTGGTTTTTCCCAAAGAGAAACAATTTATACAGCTTATGTTGATGCTTTAGCTGGTGATCCTACTTCTGCTTTTGGAGGTGTGTTAATCTCAAACTCTAAAATTGATAAAGCTACTGCTGAAGAAATTCATAAATTATTTTGTGAAGTAGTAATAGCTCCTTCTTTTGATGACGAGGCTTTAGTTATCTTAAAAGGGAAAAAGAATAGAGTATTATTAATTCAAAAAGAAATAGCGCTACCACAACAAACAGTTAGAACTGCTTTAAACGGTGTCTTAATACAAGATAAAGATAACGTTACTGATAAATTGGAAGATTTATCTTATCCTACTAACAATAAACCAACGGATGGTGAGTTAGATGATTTGTTATTTGCATCTAAGTTATGTAAAAACACAAAATCTAACACTATTATTCTAGTTAAAAACAAACAATTACTAGCTGGAGGAACTGGTCAAACAAGTAGAGTTGATGCACTAACACAAGCTATTGTTAAAGCAAAAAGTTTTAATTTTGATCTAAATGGTGCTGTTATGGCAAGTGATGCTTTTTTCCCTTTTCCTGACTGTGTAGAAATTGCAAATAAAGCTGGAGTAAAAAGTGTAATTCAACCAGGTGGTTCAATTAAAGATCAATTAAGTATTGATTATTGTAACGACCATAATGTTTCGATGGTTTTTACTGGCACTAGACATTTTAAACATTAATCATAATAATGTAAAATACCCGCAGATTTTTATTAGATTTGTGAGAATACATTAAAATTAAGTAAAACAACGGACATTATATGGGATTCTTCGATTTTATGACAGAAGATATTGCTGTCGATTTAGGTACAGCAAACACACTTATAATCCACAATGGTAAAGTTGTCATAGACAATCCATCTATTGTTGCACGTAACCGATTGACTGGTAAAATTATTGCTACTGGTCATGAGGCTAACAGAATGCAGGGGAAGACTCATGAAAATATTAAAACTATTCGTCCGTTAAAAGATGGTGTTATTGCTGATTTTCAAGCATCTGAAGAGATGATTAAAGAATTTGTAAAACAAATTCCTGCAATAAAAAAGAAACTTTTCCCGCCTTCTTTACGAATGGTTATTTGTATCCCTTCTGGAATTACAGAAGTTGAAAAACGAGCTGTTATAGATTCTGGGAGACACATGAATGCTAAAGAAATCTATTTGATTTTTGAACCAATGGCAGCAGCTATCGGTGTTGGTATTGATATTATGGAACCAAAAGGTAATATGATTATTGATATAGGTGGTGGTACTACTGAAATTGCTGTAATAGCTCTTGCCGGTATTGTATGTGACCAATCAGTTAAAGTTGCTGGAGATTTATTTACTAGTGATATTATGTATTACATGCGTACGCAACACAATTTATATGTGGGTGAAACTACCGCTGAGAAAATAAAAATACAAATAGGTTCTGCTACTGAAGATTTAGACACACCTCCTGAAGATATGATGGTACAAGGTCGTGATTTATTAAGTGGAAAACCAAAACAGGTACAAGTTTCATATAGAGAAATTGCAAAAGCTTTAGATAAATCAATATTACGTATCGAAGATGCTGTTATGGAAACTTTATCTAAAACACCTCCTGAATTAGCTGCAGATATTTATAATTCTGGTATTTATTTAGCTGGTGGAGGTTCTATGCTTAGAGGTTTAGACAAACGTTTATCTAGAAAAACTGATTTACCTGTTTATGTTGCCGAAGATCCATTACGTGCTGTAGTAAGAGGAACAGGTATCGCATTAAAGAATCTTGAAAAATACAAATCTGTATTAATCAAATAAATTTGAATGATTATTTATGCAACAGCTTATTTATTTCTTTCAGAGGTATAAAAACTTCTTGTTTTTTTTATTTCTAGAATTTATTGCTGTTGCATTAATATTTAACAATCAGACCTTTCATAGAAGTAAGTTCATTAGCTCTACTAATTATATAACTGGGAGTTTGCATGAAAAGTCTTCAGCCATTTCAGAATACTTAAACTTAAGAAATAGCAATAAAGAACTTGCTGTAGAAAATACAATTCTAAAAAACAAACTAGCTCAATTGTACGTTCTTATTGACACTGTAAAAACTACTATTAACAGTTTAGATTCAATACAAGAATACACATACATCAGCGGAAAAATAATAAGTAACACATACAGTAATGCTAACAATTTCATTTCTATAAATAGAGGAATTAAAAATGGAATTACTACAGAAATGGCAGTTATTAACAGCAAAGGTCTTATTGGGATTACAGACAATGTTGGCACAAATTATTCTAGAGTTCAATCTATCTTAAATTCTAAGAGTAAAATAAATGCAGGGTTTAAAAACAATAACCATTATGGTACTTTAAAATGGAATGGTAAAGATTATAATACTGTTCAGTTAACAGATATACCTCGTCAGGCAATTTTTAAAATAGGTGACACAATTGTTACAAATGGTAAATCAGCTATTTTCCCTAAAGGTATTCCTGTAGGAACAGTTAATTATGTTTCCGAAAAACTAACAGCTTCAAATACTCTCGAAGTTAAATTATTTAACGATATGTCTAATCTAAGTCATATATATATAATTACAAGTCTTTATAGAGAGGAGATTAAAAAAGTAGAAGACAGAAATGAATAAGACAATTTACATTATATTTTTATTTATTTTCTTACTATTATTACAAGTTCTTGTTTTAAATAACATATTATTTTTAGGCTATATAAATCCTTACTTATATATTGTTTTTGTATTCCTATATCCTTTAAAGACAAATAGAATTCCGTTTTTAATCCTATCTTTCTTATTAGGCATATTTGTAGATGCCTTTTCAAATTCAGGAGGCGTGCATGCCTTTTCTATTTTATTTATAGCATACATAAGACTATTTTTTATTAAAGCTATTTTTAAAAAAAATGAATCTGATTACCTCTTATTTAGTCTAAGATTACAAACATTTGGTGAGGTTTTTAATTTCACTGTTATTTTAACACTTATCCATCACTTCATTTTATTTAGTTTAATTAACTTTAGCTTTTATAATTTTTCAAACGTGCTTATAAGTACAATTTTTTCGAGTGCATTTACGTTAGTATTATATTTTCTAGGAAGCTTTCTTTTTAGAAAAAAACTTGTATAAAAAAGGCAATTAATTAGAGTATTTTTATCCGTTAAAAAACCAATAAATGAAACGAAGTTTCTTACTAATTTTCTTAATTACTGTTGTTGGTTTAATTTACATTGGTAGGTTATTTCAACTACAAATTATTCGTGGAAAAAACCAAAACCCAACACAAAGTTCTGCTGTTAAAACAGAATATGATTACCCCGAACGTGGTCATATATATGATAGAAACAACAAATTACTTGTTGCAAATCAATTGTCATACGATGTAATGATTGTTCCTAAAGATGTTGAACCTTTAGATACTTTAGAATTTTGCTCTCTTTTAAAAATAGATAAAGAAAGTTTTAAAAAACGTTTTAAAAGCGCTGTAAGATATGCTCGGTGGCTACCCTCAAAATTTCTAAAACAATTAGCAAAAGAAGATTTTGCTTATTTACAAGAAAAGTTACCTAAATACAAAGGTTTCTATATTCAAAAACGTATTATTAGAAACTACCCTGTTAGATCAGCAGCAAACATCGTTGGTTTTATTGCTGAAGTGAATGAAAATAAAGCTAAAACAAATGATTATTATGAACAAGGAGAACTAATAGGTAAACTTGGTATTGAAAAACAATATGAAGCTGTTCTTAGAGGTGTAAAAGGTAAAAAACATTTTAAAAGAAATAATTTAAATAAAATTACAGGCTCTTATAAAAACGGAAAATACGATACACTTGCTGTAACAGGAAAAGACTTAACGCTTACGATCGATAGTGATCTTCAACAATACGGAGAATTATTAATGACAGGAAAGAGAGGGGGAATTGTAGCAATTGAACCTAAAACGGGTGAAATTCTTGCTTTAATAACCGCCCCTTCTTATGACCCTAATTTATTAGTTGGTAGAAAACGATCACCAAATTCAGTAAGGCTATTTAATGACACCATTAACATACCTACTTTCGATAGAGGATTACAAGCAATGTATCCACCAGGCTCTCCTTTTAAAATACTTAATGGGTTAATTGGCTTACAAGAAGGTGTTGTTGATGAAAAATTTGGAGTTTATTGTCATCATGGGTATAAATACGGCTTACGTAAAAATGAATTTATGGGGTGCCATTGTGGTATAACAGGTAGGCCTATTCGTTTAAAAACAGCAATTGCAAAATCATGTAATAGTTATTTTGCAACAACCTATAAAAAAATCATAGATAAAACAGGAGATCCTAAAGAAGGAATGGATAATTGGAACAAACATGTTCAAAGTTTTGGTCTTGGCAATTATTTAGGCTATGATTTACCTGCAGGTAGAAAAGGAACCATTCCTGATGCCGAGTTTTATAACAAATGGTATAAAAATAGATGGAGATCTACCTACACTATTTCCAATGCAATTGGTCAAGGTGAAATACTTACCACACCAATGCAATTAGCAAATATGACTGCTGCAATTGCAAACAAAGGTTATTTTTACACGCCACATGTAGTAAAGAAAATAGATAATAAAAAAATAGCTGACTCTATATATGCCACCCGTAGAAACACCACGATAAACCCTAAACATTTCACAATTGCTATTGAAGCAATGCATGAAGTTTTTACTAATGGTACAGCAAGATCAAGTCAAATAAAAGGTATTGAAATCTGTGGAAAAACAGGTACTTCTGAAAATAAGATTAAGATTATAAATGGAAAAAAAGTACAAGCTAGTGATCATTCCATATTCATTGCTTTCGCTCCTAAGGACGACCCAAAAATTGCCATTGCTATTTTTGTTGAAAATGGAGGATATGGTTCAACCATTGCAGCACCAATCACCAGTTTATTAATTGAAAAGTACCTAAATAAAACTATCTCAAGAAAACACATTGAAGACCGTATGATTAATTTAAGTCTTCAAAAGGAATATGAGAAACTAATTAAAAAGAAAGATACCCTTGCGCCAGGAACGAAATAACATTTTTGAAGGCATCGACTGGATGCTTATTTTACTATACGCACTACTTGTTGGTTTTGGATGGATGAATATTTATGCTTCATCATCTACAGATGATACCAGAGAAATATTTGACTTTTCTACTAAATACGGAAAACAATTTATTTTTATTTGCTGTAGTATACCTGTAATTATTCTAGTTCTCTTTTTTAATTCAAAGTTTTATGAGCAATTTTCAAGCGTTTTATACATATTCTCATTAATTTTATTAGCTGGAGTTTTAATCTTCGGAAGAAAAATTAATGGAGCAAGATCCTGGTATAATTTCGGAGGTATAGGATTACAGCCTTCCGAATTTGCTAAAGTATTCACAGCATTAGCGCTCGCAAAATTAATGAGTGATAGACAATACGACTTAAAGTTAATTAAAAACCAAGTAAAGACGTTTGTTGTTATATTTTTACCTGCTTTTTTTATTGCTTTACAACCCGATATGGGATCTGTTTTAATATATTTTGCATTCTTTTTTGTCTTAAATAGAGAAGGATTAAATTTAGCTTACCTTATATTTGGTGCACTATCAATAATTTTATTCATATTTACCATTTATTTTGGTGCAAATTCGATTCTTTTAATCTGTTTATTAATAATAACATTAGCTATAATTTATGGCGTTTATAAGAATAAGCATTTTATTCGTTTCAATGCTCTAAAAATTGTTTGTTTATACCTATTTACAAGCATCTATATTTTTGGTATTGGATATACCTATGATAATATACTAGGTCCTCATCAAAAAGATAGATTTGACATTCTTTTAGGTAAAACAAAAGATTTAAAAAACAAAGGATACAATACTTATCAATCTGAACTAACAATTAGCTCTGGAGGTTTCTTTGGAAAAGGTTTTTTGCAGGGTGATAGAACTCAAGGGAAATTTGTTCCTGAGCAAGAGACTGATTATATTTATAGTACAGTAGGTGAAGAATGGGGCTTTCTAGGAAGCTCACTCGTTATTATCCTCTTCATGTTATTACTATACAGAATAATTTATTTATCCGAAATTCAAACCAATAAGTTTGGTAGAATATATGGTTATGGAATTGCTTCAATTATATTTTTTCATCTTATTGTAAACATAGGAATGGTTATCGGCTTATTACCTACCATTGGAATTCCTCTGCCTTTCTTTAGCTATGGAGGGTCATCTCTCTGGGGCTTTACACTACTTCTTTTTATTTTCATAAGATTAGATGCTCATAAGAAATACGATTGGTAATCTATTTACATCCTAATTAGCTCTTTTAACAACCTATTACTACCTAAGACAAACTTTAACACGAGTAAACTTATTAACGCTTATATAAACGAAATAGAGATCTGTGTTTCTCTTCTTGATTTATTCAAATGAAAACAACTAAATATTTGTTTTTTGGTTTTAAGTATTAAGTATTTACTTATTCTAAAGGTAAAGAGTTTTATGTTTTAGAACTTACACAGCACTCTAAAATTTTTATTACTTGTGCTCTATAAGAGTACAAGTAATAAAAATAAACGCATAAAAAAACGCTTCAATAAAAATTGAAACGTTTTTTATGTATTTAAAATACTTTTTTTTTATAAAGCAGCTACGTGTTTAGCTAATTTAGATTTTAAGTTAGCCGCCTTATTCTTATGAATAATATTGTTTTTAGCTAATTTATCTAACATAGATACAACTTTAGAAAACATTCCTTCTGCTTCCTTTTTGTCTTCCGTTGCTTTTAAGTTTCTAACAGCATTACGTGTAGTTTTGTGCTGATATTTATTTCTTAAACGCTTTACGTCGTTACTTCTAATTCTTTTAATCGCTGACTTGTGATTTGCCATTATACTAATTCTTAATTGTTTATAAAAAACTTTGTAGTCCGTACGGGAATCGAACCCGTGTTACATGGATGAAAACCATGCGTCCTAACCCCTAGACGAACGGACCAAAACAATCGTTCTGATTGCGGCTGCAAATATATAAAAAAAATCTATATCTGCAATGTAATTTTAATATTTTTAATCTTCTTTTGATAAAACTTTTAACTCTTATCTAAGTTAATTAAACTTGTAGTCCGTACGGGAATCGAACCCGTGTTACATGGATGAAAACCATGCGTCCTAACCCCTAGACGAACGGACCAGAGCAATCATATTTCCTGATTGCGGGTGCAAATATAGAAACACTTTTTCACTTGCACAATGCTTTTTTAAAGTTTTTTATTTTTTATTAATTTAAAATCAACAAACACATAAAAACCAACTAATTATAAAATAATTTATTTTTCATTAAATATTTATTTAGAAATAAAAATATGGTCAAACAACAATAACACACTATTAAAATATTAACTTCTTAAAAAACTACATGAAAATTACGAACCTCTCTTTATAACTTTATCTTTTGAAGTGAGGCATAAAAGATGTTAGCTTAGCTATTAATAACAACCGTATAAAACTATCCTATAATTAATAAAATAAAAAAACCTGCAAAGTACATTGCCCCCAAAAAGTTAGACACTATTTGGGGGTATTTTTATGGGCAGAAAAGTCAAGTATGATTATGCATTTAAACTTGAATGTGTAAAATTAGTTTTAGAATCACACTATTCAGCAGAAGCTGTTTCTAAACAAAAAGGTCTAAATGAATCTAACATTCGTAAATGGGTTGGTTTTTACAAAATCCAAAGAGAAAAAGGATTATTACCTAGGAATAACAGGAGCTATTCAGCTACTTTCAAGTTAGAAGTTTTACAGTTAATCGATAAATAATTTTTATCGTTAAGAGATGCTTGTTTTAGATTCAATATTCCAGACCCTGGTGTGATTGTTAAATGGAAAAGAAGTTTTGCTAACTTTGGTTTTGAAGGGTTACAACCTAAAGCTAAAAAAGGCAGACCTAAATCTATGGCTAATTTTAAACGAAAAAACACAAATCAACTAAACCTTTAACAAGGGAAGAAGAGTTGTTGCAAGAGATAGAATCTTTAAGATGTGAGAACGATTTACTAAAAAAGTTTCATGCCTTAATTCAAGCAGAAAAAAAAGCAAGAAAGTAAAAATTATTATGGAATTAAGGCATAAGTATGATTTAGAATTACTTGTAACACACACACAAATATAGCTAGAAGTAGTTTTTATTATCATCAGAAACAAAACAAGTCAACTGATAAGTACAAAGTAATAAAAGAGTTAATAACAACTATTTATCACAAACACAAAGGGCGTTATGGATATAGACGCATTACTGATCAGTTGAACAATAATGGGATTATTATTAATCATAAAACTGTTTTAAGGTTGATGAAATCATTAGGGTTAAAAAGCCTTATAAGAGTAAAAAAATATAAATCCTATAAAGGCAAATTTGGAAGAATAGCACCTAATATATTAGAACGGAAATTTAAAGCATATACTCCTAATAAAAAATGGGCAACAGATATAACCGAATTTAATGTGTTAGGTAAGAAACTCTATTTATCACCTATAATTGATTTATTTAATCAAGAAATAATAAGCTATGAACTAACTGAAAGACCAGTGTTTATGCAAGTAGTTATGATGTTGAAAAAAGCTTTTAAAAAAATACCAGATAATACGAACTTAATATTACACACTGATCAAGGTTGGCAATATCAAATGAAACAATATCAATATTTATTAAAAGAAAAAGAAATTAAACAAAGTATGTCAAGAAAAGGA
This genomic stretch from Tenacibaculum sp. Bg11-29 harbors:
- the rodA gene encoding rod shape-determining protein RodA is translated as MRQERNNIFEGIDWMLILLYALLVGFGWMNIYASSSTDDTREIFDFSTKYGKQFIFICCSIPVIILVLFFNSKFYEQFSSVLYIFSLILLAGVLIFGRKINGARSWYNFGGIGLQPSEFAKVFTALALAKLMSDRQYDLKLIKNQVKTFVVIFLPAFFIALQPDMGSVLIYFAFFFVLNREGLNLAYLIFGALSIILFIFTIYFGANSILLICLLIITLAIIYGVYKNKHFIRFNALKIVCLYLFTSIYIFGIGYTYDNILGPHQKDRFDILLGKTKDLKNKGYNTYQSELTISSGGFFGKGFLQGDRTQGKFVPEQETDYIYSTVGEEWGFLGSSLVIILFMLLLYRIIYLSEIQTNKFGRIYGYGIASIIFFHLIVNIGMVIGLLPTIGIPLPFFSYGGSSLWGFTLLLFIFIRLDAHKKYDW
- the rpsT gene encoding 30S ribosomal protein S20, which encodes MANHKSAIKRIRSNDVKRLRNKYQHKTTRNAVRNLKATEDKKEAEGMFSKVVSMLDKLAKNNIIHKNKAANLKSKLAKHVAAL
- a CDS encoding transposase → MGRKVKYDYAFKLECVKLVLESHYSAEAVSKQKGLNESNIRKWVGFYKIQREKGLLPRNNRSYSATFKLEVLQLIDK
- the mreC gene encoding rod shape-determining protein MreC; its protein translation is MQQLIYFFQRYKNFLFFLFLEFIAVALIFNNQTFHRSKFISSTNYITGSLHEKSSAISEYLNLRNSNKELAVENTILKNKLAQLYVLIDTVKTTINSLDSIQEYTYISGKIISNTYSNANNFISINRGIKNGITTEMAVINSKGLIGITDNVGTNYSRVQSILNSKSKINAGFKNNNHYGTLKWNGKDYNTVQLTDIPRQAIFKIGDTIVTNGKSAIFPKGIPVGTVNYVSEKLTASNTLEVKLFNDMSNLSHIYIITSLYREEIKKVEDRNE
- the mreD gene encoding rod shape-determining protein MreD, whose amino-acid sequence is MNKTIYIIFLFIFLLLLQVLVLNNILFLGYINPYLYIVFVFLYPLKTNRIPFLILSFLLGIFVDAFSNSGGVHAFSILFIAYIRLFFIKAIFKKNESDYLLFSLRLQTFGEVFNFTVILTLIHHFILFSLINFSFYNFSNVLISTIFSSAFTLVLYFLGSFLFRKKLV
- the mrdA gene encoding penicillin-binding protein 2; this encodes MKRSFLLIFLITVVGLIYIGRLFQLQIIRGKNQNPTQSSAVKTEYDYPERGHIYDRNNKLLVANQLSYDVMIVPKDVEPLDTLEFCSLLKIDKESFKKRFKSAVRYARWLPSKFLKQLAKEDFAYLQEKLPKYKGFYIQKRIIRNYPVRSAANIVGFIAEVNENKAKTNDYYEQGELIGKLGIEKQYEAVLRGVKGKKHFKRNNLNKITGSYKNGKYDTLAVTGKDLTLTIDSDLQQYGELLMTGKRGGIVAIEPKTGEILALITAPSYDPNLLVGRKRSPNSVRLFNDTINIPTFDRGLQAMYPPGSPFKILNGLIGLQEGVVDEKFGVYCHHGYKYGLRKNEFMGCHCGITGRPIRLKTAIAKSCNSYFATTYKKIIDKTGDPKEGMDNWNKHVQSFGLGNYLGYDLPAGRKGTIPDAEFYNKWYKNRWRSTYTISNAIGQGEILTTPMQLANMTAAIANKGYFYTPHVVKKIDNKKIADSIYATRRNTTINPKHFTIAIEAMHEVFTNGTARSSQIKGIEICGKTGTSENKIKIINGKKVQASDHSIFIAFAPKDDPKIAIAIFVENGGYGSTIAAPITSLLIEKYLNKTISRKHIEDRMINLSLQKEYEKLIKKKDTLAPGTK
- a CDS encoding IS3 family transposase, with protein sequence MARSSFYYHQKQNKSTDKYKVIKELITTIYHKHKGRYGYRRITDQLNNNGIIINHKTVLRLMKSLGLKSLIRVKKYKSYKGKFGRIAPNILERKFKAYTPNKKWATDITEFNVLGKKLYLSPIIDLFNQEIISYELTERPVFMQVVMMLKKAFKKIPDNTNLILHTDQGWQYQMKQYQYLLKEKEIKQSMSRKGNCLDNAIIENFFGILKSELFYLKKYKSIEQLKKEISEYIIYYNYERIKSNLNKMSPIKYRTHHYQN